One window of Candidatus Micrarchaeia archaeon genomic DNA carries:
- a CDS encoding V-type ATPase subunit — MDKESLTISGGTALVQRLYGALAEASPFYRPAKYGYSNARVSSMKSLLLKKEFLQELVRVRSIDAVIGMLERTPYKEELVKLSMKHHGSELVEVAAARHFASVAKKLVRIAPGEDRKAVDVLLTKWDVVNTKILLNARLTGKAYQDVAPFLMPLESLDEGEAKSLFEGKGTALFMRFVKTRLGKGLVESGMVSSTELEKIFMHFGNAEIMKLELLLDRFYYSLYRKSGMFQSREMAPIAKTFATEIDLKNATTIIRLKRHGVSDRKSISRFLMKDGSKPLKSFDQMIEARDEKDTLKAAAQLFGLKAPPAGVVELEMEFEKMLGAAKVRAFYRTTLSLGTLLGFLLLNIRKIATAKEFGTPDKKIEEMLVFQN, encoded by the coding sequence ATGGATAAAGAATCTCTTACCATTTCCGGGGGCACGGCCCTGGTGCAGCGGCTGTACGGGGCCCTGGCAGAGGCCAGCCCGTTCTACCGCCCCGCGAAGTACGGCTATTCCAACGCCCGCGTGAGTTCCATGAAGAGCCTGCTCCTGAAAAAAGAGTTCCTCCAGGAGCTGGTGAGGGTGCGGAGCATAGACGCGGTCATAGGGATGCTGGAGCGCACTCCGTACAAGGAGGAGCTGGTGAAGCTTTCGATGAAGCACCACGGCTCGGAGCTGGTGGAAGTCGCGGCCGCGAGGCACTTCGCTTCTGTCGCGAAGAAACTCGTGCGCATAGCCCCTGGGGAAGACCGCAAAGCCGTGGACGTGCTCCTGACCAAATGGGATGTGGTGAATACGAAAATACTGCTGAATGCAAGGCTTACCGGCAAAGCCTACCAGGACGTGGCGCCTTTCCTCATGCCCCTGGAGTCGCTGGACGAAGGCGAGGCCAAGAGCCTTTTCGAAGGAAAGGGAACCGCGCTCTTCATGCGCTTCGTGAAAACCAGGCTTGGAAAGGGGCTGGTGGAAAGCGGCATGGTTTCGAGCACCGAGCTTGAAAAAATCTTCATGCATTTCGGCAACGCGGAAATCATGAAGCTCGAGCTGCTCCTGGACAGGTTCTACTACTCCCTTTACCGGAAGAGCGGCATGTTCCAGAGCCGCGAGATGGCGCCCATAGCCAAAACATTCGCGACTGAAATAGACCTGAAGAACGCAACCACGATAATCAGGCTCAAGCGCCACGGAGTAAGCGACAGGAAATCAATAAGCAGGTTCCTGATGAAGGACGGAAGCAAGCCGCTCAAGAGCTTCGACCAGATGATAGAAGCGAGGGACGAGAAGGACACGCTCAAGGCGGCAGCACAGCTGTTCGGCCTGAAAGCCCCGCCTGCGGGCGTGGTGGAGCTGGAGATGGAGTTCGAGAAGATGCTTGGCGCCGCGAAGGTGCGCGCATTCTACCGCACCACGCTCTCGCTGGGAACTTTGCTCGGCTTCCTGCTACTCAACATACGGAAGATAGCTACTGCGAAGGAATTCGGCACTCCGGACAAGAAGATAGAGGAGATGCTGGTGTTCCAGAATTAG
- a CDS encoding V-type ATP synthase subunit F, with protein sequence MAQGKITVLGERYFTEGFMLAGVQDVFTVEKDAEQKLSGLIDSKEYSIIFISEKLGEQMDWRLKKKISNLAYPVVVALPDVAVESTEAANIRALIKRALGFDIVAKQ encoded by the coding sequence ATGGCCCAGGGAAAAATAACCGTGCTCGGGGAAAGGTACTTCACCGAAGGCTTCATGCTCGCAGGGGTGCAGGACGTTTTCACCGTGGAAAAGGACGCCGAGCAGAAGCTTTCCGGGCTGATAGATTCCAAGGAATACTCGATAATATTCATAAGCGAGAAGCTGGGCGAGCAGATGGACTGGCGCCTGAAGAAGAAAATCTCGAACCTCGCCTATCCGGTGGTGGTCGCGCTTCCGGACGTCGCGGTGGAAAGCACCGAGGCCGCGAACATAAGGGCGCTCATAAAGCGCGCATTGGGCTTCGACATAGTCGCAAAGCAGTGA